In a single window of the Apteryx mantelli isolate bAptMan1 chromosome 11, bAptMan1.hap1, whole genome shotgun sequence genome:
- the LOC136992958 gene encoding olfactory receptor 14C36-like — RPLHYGKLMDSRACVRMAAAAWGSGFLHGLLHTANTFSIPLCQGNVLDQFFCEIPQILKLSCSDAYLREVGLIVVTASLSLGCFIFIVLSYVQIFTAVLRIPSEQGRHKAFSMCLPHLAVVSLFISTVMFAYLKPPSISSPALDLMVAVLYSLVPPAANPLIYSMRNKELKEALKKLVRLVLFQQQ, encoded by the coding sequence agacccctgcactacggcaaactcatggacagcagagcctgtgtcagaatggcagcagctgcctggggcagtggttttctccatggtctcctgcacactgctaacacattttcaataccactctgccaaggcaatgtcctggaccaatttttctgtgaaatcccccagatcctcaagctctcctgctcagacgcctacctcagggaagttgggcttatagtGGTTACTGCCTCTTTATctttggggtgttttattttcattgtgctgtcctacgtgcagatcttcactgctgtgctgaggatcccctctgagcagggacgacacaaagccttttccatgtgcctccctcacctggccgtggtctccctgttcatcagtactgtcatgtttgcctacctgaagcccccctccatctcctccccagctctggatctgatggtTGCTGTTCTGTACTCActggtgcctccagcagcaaaccctctcatctacagcatgaggaacaaggaactcaaggaggcactgaagaaactggttcggttggtgctgtttcagcagcaataa
- the LOC136992957 gene encoding olfactory receptor 14C36-like, which translates to DIYLAALLGNGLIITAIVCDHRLHTPMYFFLLNLSLLDLGFISTTVPKSMANSLRDTRTISYLGCAAQVFFFFFLISAEYYLLTVMAYDRFVAICRPLHYGTLMSSRACVKMAAAVWATAFLHALLHTGNTFSIPLCQGNTVDQFFCEVPQILKLSCSDSYLREVGVTAVSLCLGFGCFIFIVLSYEQIFTIVLRIPSEQGRHKAFSMCIPHLTVVSLFISTVMFVYLKPPSVSAPTLDLVLSVLYLVLPPTLNPLIYSMRNKEFKEALRKLVQLALFQQQ; encoded by the coding sequence gacatctacctggctgccctcctgggcaacggcctcatcatcacagccatagtctgcgaccaccgcctccacacccccatgtacttcttcctcctcaacctctctctcctcgaccttggcttcatctctaccactgtccccaaatccatggccaattccctgagggacaccaggaccatttcctacttgggatgtgctgcccaggtgtttttcttctttttcttaatttcagcagagtattatctcctcactgtcatggcctatgaccgctttgttgccatctgcagacccctgcactacgggaccctcatgagcagcagagcttgtgtcaaaatggcagcagctgtctgggccactgctttcctccatgctctcctgcacactgggaacaccttttcaataccactctgccaaggcaacacagtggaccagttcttctgtgaagttccccagatcctcaagctctcctgctcagactcctacctcagggaagttggggttactgcagttagtctttgtttaggctttgggtgtttcattttcattgtgctgtcctacgagCAGATCTTCACtattgtgctgaggatcccctctgagcagggacgacacaaagccttttccatgtgcatccctcacctgaccgtggtctccttgttcatcagcactgtcatgtttgtctacctgaagcccccctctgtCTCCGccccaactctggatctggtgctctCTGTTCTGTACTTGGTgctgcctccaactctgaaccccctcatctacagcatgagaaacaaggagttcaaggaggcactgaggaaactggttcagttggcactgtttcagcagcaataa